The proteins below are encoded in one region of Paenibacillus sp. YYML68:
- a CDS encoding cohesin domain-containing protein, whose amino-acid sequence MILSRKLKQTLTSVLCMLLIVTSVIMPGSLGYAATSEDELPENIRIDKADFDTITETAAYYKSQFGDDAVQYFNSINGESRIKRINFLQYPEGQYLQVNGEVIIDIPARDARIWRLFNDVRFEGSVAQTMELYVIDPNGVETKWTVFQNGGWKDGITGLYTNYTKMSFQESNPTESIMKPWLVKDQNGNLRYDGYKMKIVGNGTLRSIYHWEEQGVPLQFDTAAWTVLGGDRDILNVTADVYALTNLSMNGVHKLPEDVFKRYHVNSGPIGVEQSSGSVTLLDEAYHKATNDWGFIPGRGAFHYKLMTENAGLKEDAARPGYADFTETNKVYARSQEAIDKFDSLYATVGKDYVLTLDGWPRWMWADPNSKESEHFGTPSYANFDAAADSAAKLIKSIDTRFDGRGPKYVEVKNESTIPQEWWFFLTHPNQAWDYLSEFHNKVATAVKAENPDVLVGGPSSAFMYFEKKGFDEARAQLKFMDDTKDTLDWYSHHFYENANLIMHDQESNPKGFLNGRMEAVLDLLNAHMVNTNNVKPIYITEEGTYNTGGTDIDYYQNLIAFNGYMQRFMNYSDSIGMLVPYLYPIINWRPNSNQTFYKYNETKNGLMEEMTPLEAYVDMWKDYRGAYLPSEADNERVFTNAVRYNDKVYVAVHNLNAQRVNLDLNVLAGNANIADVKRKHFYLEKGKLTYEEEHVADLNNVYMRVQEMSVFEITLDSNPSFTKTWERKFDYAPQELVPTSEAAPLEFTVAASTTNLAKSTLRVGFGKDGSGFTTDMAVEVNPGSGSDAQSFTKDLEFTNKSGDILTFTEFELDPAKVQSNNTIQITIPENGGHITSVQLINYYEQAAPTGTATTSLAQPIANAKAKLQAAVVSKTGAELSVGQKWVMKHIHNTLNIELTKADIVKNDALATADEIALVQSNLATAVAIFDKYTKTKGSSVGITGALFSFEDGEPISYAANGSGLTLTRGTDGVTKGSKALKAEFTQFTSYAWDSSGKYSANLDFAATDEGWNLEGKPIKFDVKNMENAAAQVRVEIVDGSSNKGTYYFAVAPNTSRNISISEFGVSAASWQTDGNFPRNAAIDTTNIKLVRFYVFAPTAAPLTKATITLDNVMLGNVQTGPAPGPDPAPGTITSFEDGEAVQYTYNNQAMTVTRGAEGATHGSKALKVDFNQFTAYTWDTSGKYSGNVDFTAPAEGWNLGGKPFKLDVKSFENVATQLRVEIADIAGNKGTYYFAIAPNASRNISISEFGVTAASWQTDGYYARSAAIDTTKLKSVKLYVFAPNAAPLTKATLAFDAITLANAATTPPVTPVLGTANQTVKAGTTFKVPVTLKNVKDLGRLKATVQYDSNVLTLAGVTFTNELPTVQSNDTVPGKVTFDGVNAAGLTSADATIAELTFTAKSGITQDVTAAITITGIEANTKTEVPYAMTAQTGTITVTVALTPGDVNDDGKVDGLDALKLMRHLANLATLTTAQVTAADYDGDGVLTASDALKMLKKSVGLIQ is encoded by the coding sequence ATGATATTGAGCAGGAAGCTGAAGCAAACGCTGACCAGCGTGTTATGTATGCTGTTGATCGTTACCTCTGTCATCATGCCTGGCAGCTTGGGGTATGCTGCGACTTCGGAGGATGAATTACCGGAGAACATTCGTATCGACAAGGCTGATTTCGATACGATCACAGAGACGGCGGCTTATTACAAGTCGCAATTCGGAGACGATGCAGTTCAATATTTCAACAGTATCAATGGCGAGAGCCGGATTAAACGAATTAACTTCCTGCAATATCCGGAAGGACAGTACTTGCAGGTAAATGGTGAAGTGATCATCGACATTCCGGCTCGCGACGCTCGGATCTGGAGATTGTTCAACGATGTGCGGTTCGAGGGCTCTGTTGCACAAACGATGGAGCTGTATGTCATCGACCCGAATGGTGTCGAGACGAAGTGGACCGTATTCCAGAATGGCGGCTGGAAGGACGGGATTACAGGTCTGTACACGAACTACACGAAGATGAGCTTCCAGGAATCGAATCCGACGGAAAGCATTATGAAGCCATGGCTGGTCAAGGATCAGAACGGTAACTTACGGTATGACGGCTACAAGATGAAGATCGTCGGCAACGGTACGCTGCGAAGCATCTATCACTGGGAAGAGCAAGGCGTTCCGCTGCAATTCGATACGGCGGCTTGGACCGTATTAGGCGGCGACCGGGACATTCTGAACGTCACCGCTGATGTGTATGCGCTTACGAATCTGAGCATGAATGGCGTGCACAAGCTGCCTGAGGATGTATTCAAGCGCTACCATGTGAACAGTGGTCCGATCGGTGTCGAGCAATCGAGCGGCAGCGTCACACTTCTCGATGAAGCGTATCATAAGGCGACGAACGACTGGGGCTTCATACCAGGACGGGGTGCGTTCCACTATAAGCTGATGACGGAAAATGCCGGCTTGAAGGAGGACGCTGCACGTCCGGGGTATGCGGATTTCACAGAGACGAACAAGGTGTACGCGAGAAGCCAGGAAGCGATTGATAAGTTCGACAGTCTGTATGCTACCGTTGGCAAGGATTATGTCCTGACCTTGGACGGATGGCCAAGATGGATGTGGGCCGATCCGAACTCGAAGGAGTCGGAGCACTTCGGAACACCCTCGTATGCGAACTTCGATGCGGCTGCCGATTCTGCAGCGAAGCTGATCAAGAGCATCGACACGCGCTTCGACGGCAGAGGACCGAAGTATGTGGAGGTGAAGAACGAATCGACGATTCCGCAGGAATGGTGGTTCTTCTTGACTCATCCGAATCAAGCTTGGGACTACTTGTCCGAATTCCACAATAAGGTTGCAACCGCTGTCAAGGCGGAGAATCCGGATGTTCTGGTCGGAGGACCGAGCAGCGCGTTCATGTACTTCGAGAAGAAGGGCTTCGATGAAGCGAGAGCGCAGTTGAAGTTCATGGACGATACGAAGGATACGCTCGACTGGTACTCGCACCACTTCTACGAGAATGCGAACTTAATTATGCACGACCAAGAGAGCAATCCGAAGGGCTTCCTGAACGGAAGAATGGAAGCCGTGCTTGACCTGCTTAACGCGCATATGGTGAATACGAACAATGTGAAGCCGATCTACATTACGGAGGAAGGCACGTACAACACAGGCGGTACGGACATTGACTATTACCAGAACCTGATTGCCTTCAATGGCTACATGCAGCGCTTCATGAACTATTCCGATTCGATCGGCATGCTCGTACCGTATCTGTATCCGATCATCAACTGGAGACCGAATTCGAACCAGACCTTCTATAAGTACAATGAGACGAAGAATGGTCTGATGGAAGAGATGACGCCTCTCGAAGCGTATGTCGATATGTGGAAGGACTATCGCGGTGCCTACCTACCGTCTGAAGCGGACAACGAGCGCGTATTCACGAATGCGGTCCGCTACAATGATAAGGTCTATGTGGCCGTGCACAATCTGAACGCGCAGCGCGTCAATCTCGACCTTAACGTACTTGCAGGAAACGCTAACATTGCAGACGTCAAGAGAAAGCACTTCTATCTGGAAAAAGGGAAGCTGACGTACGAGGAAGAACACGTCGCGGACTTGAACAATGTGTACATGCGTGTTCAAGAAATGAGCGTCTTCGAAATTACACTTGACAGCAACCCGTCATTCACGAAGACGTGGGAGCGCAAGTTTGACTACGCACCGCAGGAGCTGGTGCCGACAAGCGAAGCAGCTCCGCTTGAGTTCACAGTCGCAGCGTCCACGACTAACCTTGCGAAATCGACCTTGCGTGTAGGCTTCGGTAAGGATGGAAGCGGCTTTACGACAGACATGGCTGTCGAGGTGAACCCAGGCAGCGGCTCTGACGCTCAAAGCTTCACCAAGGATCTCGAGTTCACGAATAAGTCAGGAGACATTCTGACGTTCACCGAGTTCGAGCTCGATCCGGCCAAGGTACAGTCGAACAATACGATTCAGATTACGATTCCTGAGAATGGCGGACATATAACTAGCGTGCAGCTCATCAATTACTATGAGCAGGCAGCTCCGACAGGCACAGCAACGACATCGCTCGCACAGCCGATCGCGAATGCGAAGGCGAAGCTCCAGGCTGCGGTCGTGTCGAAGACAGGCGCAGAGCTGTCGGTCGGCCAGAAGTGGGTGATGAAGCACATTCACAACACGCTCAATATCGAGCTGACGAAGGCGGATATCGTGAAGAACGATGCATTAGCAACTGCAGATGAGATCGCTTTGGTACAGAGCAATTTGGCTACAGCGGTGGCGATTTTCGATAAATATACGAAGACGAAAGGCTCGTCGGTCGGTATTACTGGTGCCCTCTTCTCCTTCGAGGATGGAGAGCCGATCAGCTATGCCGCTAACGGTTCAGGCTTGACGTTAACTCGTGGCACAGACGGTGTAACGAAGGGCTCGAAGGCGCTGAAGGCGGAGTTCACACAATTCACCTCCTATGCGTGGGATTCGAGTGGTAAGTATTCGGCTAACCTCGACTTTGCCGCAACGGACGAGGGCTGGAATCTGGAAGGCAAGCCGATCAAGTTCGATGTGAAAAATATGGAAAATGCTGCTGCACAGGTACGTGTCGAAATTGTCGACGGCTCCTCTAACAAAGGCACGTATTACTTCGCTGTAGCACCGAACACGTCGCGCAATATCTCGATCTCGGAGTTTGGCGTATCGGCGGCAAGCTGGCAGACCGATGGGAATTTCCCGAGAAATGCGGCGATCGATACGACCAATATTAAATTAGTTCGCTTCTATGTATTCGCGCCAACGGCAGCTCCGCTGACGAAGGCAACGATTACATTAGACAACGTGATGCTTGGCAACGTTCAGACAGGTCCAGCGCCAGGTCCTGATCCAGCACCGGGTACGATTACGTCCTTCGAGGACGGGGAAGCGGTTCAGTATACGTATAACAATCAGGCGATGACGGTAACAAGAGGTGCAGAGGGAGCTACGCACGGCTCGAAGGCACTGAAGGTCGATTTCAACCAATTCACGGCTTACACTTGGGATACGAGCGGTAAATATTCGGGCAATGTTGACTTTACAGCTCCGGCCGAGGGCTGGAATCTGGGCGGCAAGCCATTCAAGCTCGATGTGAAAAGCTTCGAAAACGTCGCCACCCAGCTGCGCGTTGAAATCGCCGATATCGCAGGCAATAAAGGCACGTATTATTTCGCCATCGCGCCGAACGCGTCGCGGAATATCTCGATCTCGGAGTTCGGCGTAACGGCTGCAAGCTGGCAGACGGATGGATATTACGCGAGATCAGCAGCGATCGATACGACGAAGCTCAAGTCTGTCAAGCTGTATGTATTCGCGCCGAATGCTGCACCGCTGACGAAGGCGACACTTGCCTTCGATGCGATTACGCTTGCGAATGCAGCTACAACACCACCAGTAACGCCTGTGCTGGGGACGGCGAATCAGACGGTCAAGGCGGGGACTACGTTCAAGGTGCCTGTTACATTGAAGAATGTGAAGGACCTCGGCCGATTGAAGGCTACCGTACAGTACGATTCGAATGTACTGACACTAGCGGGCGTAACGTTCACGAACGAGCTGCCAACCGTTCAATCGAACGATACGGTTCCAGGCAAGGTGACGTTCGACGGCGTCAATGCAGCAGGTCTTACGTCTGCCGACGCAACGATTGCCGAGCTGACATTCACAGCGAAGTCCGGTATTACGCAGGATGTGACGGCTGCCATCACCATTACAGGCATCGAGGCCAATACGAAGACCGAGGTGCCTTATGCGATGACAGCACAGACGGGTACGATTACCGTCACTGTAGCTCTGACGCCGGGCGATGTGAACGATGACGGCAAGGTTGACGGACTGGATGCGCTGAAGCTGATGAGACATCTGGCGAATCTCGCGACGTTAACGACGGCTCAAGTAACCGCTGCCGACTATGACGGCGATGGCGTGTTAACGGCATCGGATGCGTTGAAGATGCTGAAGAAGAGTGTAGGCTTAATCCAATAA
- a CDS encoding D-lyxose/D-mannose family sugar isomerase: protein MKSISSQEARERAHQMLQQAGIILTPAEAEQLEIADFGLKRLKQEGLQLITYVNNDRYCAKELVLFPGQTCPEHRHPPVGADPGKRETFRCRSGTVYLYVEGDAAPTLHAQVPDESKPYYTVFHELVLAPGDQYTIEPDTLHWFQAGPEGAVVSEFSSTSRDELDIFTDPRIVRVP from the coding sequence ATGAAGAGCATAAGTTCACAGGAAGCAAGAGAGAGAGCACATCAGATGCTACAGCAGGCCGGGATCATCTTGACCCCCGCTGAAGCCGAGCAGTTGGAGATCGCCGACTTCGGCCTGAAGCGACTGAAGCAGGAAGGCTTGCAGCTCATCACGTACGTCAACAACGACCGGTATTGTGCGAAAGAGCTCGTATTGTTCCCAGGACAGACGTGCCCGGAGCATCGCCATCCGCCAGTCGGCGCGGACCCTGGGAAGCGAGAGACGTTCCGCTGCCGCAGCGGAACGGTATACTTATATGTCGAGGGCGATGCCGCGCCGACGCTGCACGCACAGGTACCCGACGAGAGCAAGCCGTATTACACCGTCTTCCACGAGCTCGTGCTCGCGCCGGGAGATCAATACACCATTGAGCCTGATACGCTGCATTGGTTTCAGGCCGGGCCGGAAGGGGCGGTCGTGTCGGAGTTCTCCAGTACGAGCCGGGACGAGCTGGACATCTTCACCGACCCGCGCATCGTGCGCGTGCCTTGA
- a CDS encoding helix-turn-helix transcriptional regulator, whose product MSKILVGNHIRTLRFNHNEMTQQQLADKVGVTRQTILALEKGNYSPSLELAFRIAHAFNLSIEEVFYYGSHNEEES is encoded by the coding sequence ATGAGCAAGATACTTGTTGGCAACCACATCCGAACATTGCGATTTAATCACAACGAAATGACACAACAGCAATTGGCCGACAAGGTAGGTGTAACAAGACAAACCATTTTGGCGCTAGAGAAGGGGAACTACTCTCCTTCATTAGAACTGGCTTTTCGCATTGCCCATGCATTTAATTTATCGATAGAAGAGGTTTTCTACTATGGGAGTCATAACGAGGAGGAGAGTTAA
- a CDS encoding DUF4386 domain-containing protein, with protein sequence MFSIRATSTITGVLFLLAAVSAILGLLLYDPVLNNPNYLIDGVKYKDQIVLGALFELILVVSAIGTASTMFPVLQKYNVTIALWHLCFRFMEAVVIIIGIVSVLSLLSLSQHLTSSPSVDVASIEATGAMLKGAHDWTFMLGPNFFLGINTFMYSYLFYKTKIVPRSISILGLIGSISIFIASLLEMFGVISQLSVWGGLLALPVFATEMILAVWLIVRGFRVTKEG encoded by the coding sequence ATGTTTTCCATTCGAGCAACGTCTACAATTACAGGAGTTTTATTTTTGCTTGCTGCTGTTTCCGCTATTTTGGGGCTTCTTCTATACGATCCTGTACTGAACAACCCGAACTACCTCATAGATGGCGTGAAGTATAAGGACCAAATCGTTCTCGGAGCTCTATTCGAACTGATTTTGGTTGTTTCAGCAATAGGTACTGCGTCTACGATGTTTCCTGTTCTACAAAAGTACAATGTGACGATCGCTCTTTGGCATCTTTGTTTTCGATTTATGGAAGCAGTCGTCATTATTATAGGCATTGTTAGCGTCCTGTCTTTACTTTCGCTGAGTCAGCACTTAACGAGCTCACCATCTGTGGATGTCGCTTCTATAGAAGCAACTGGAGCGATGCTAAAAGGAGCTCATGACTGGACATTTATGCTCGGACCCAATTTCTTTCTTGGCATCAACACATTCATGTACAGCTATCTATTTTACAAAACGAAGATTGTCCCTCGCTCCATCTCCATCTTAGGTTTAATTGGATCTATTTCCATTTTCATAGCATCATTGCTTGAAATGTTTGGGGTTATTTCACAGCTTTCGGTTTGGGGCGGACTATTAGCCTTACCCGTATTCGCGACTGAGATGATACTCGCAGTTTGGTTAATCGTTAGAGGGTTCAGAGTTACAAAAGAGGGATAA
- a CDS encoding sulfatase-like hydrolase/transferase, translating to MSNRKPNIVFILTDDQGAWAMGCAGNRDIHTPHLDRLADRGIRFTNFFCASPVCSPARASIWTGNMPSRHGVHDWIRSGNIDRELLPDSMRDLKAYAEEDRAIDYLAGQLTFPEVLADNGYVCGLSGKWHLGDNFRPSKGFSHWSALGRGGCGYYEADFVRNGDIVTEDRYVTNVITEDALQFVHERASDGRPFYLSVHYTAPHTPWERNQHPAPYFRMYEDCKFEHFPDEPIHPDQINSCSFGTGEARRELLKGYCAAITAMDEDVGRLMDALEKQGLRDHTLVIFTSDNGMNTGHHGIWGKGNGTFPQNMYDTSVKVPFLVSRPGTVPEGIVSDELLSHYDVMPTLLDYVGIGHRMEASAPGTSFAPLLRGERLAGSEQVVVCDEYGPVRMIRNREWKYVHRYPYGPHELYHLALDPGETHNLIDAPELQEKVAEMRRSLSEWFLRHTDPQKDGTKEPVTGKGQGGLVGAGQNVFYNDWKKQS from the coding sequence GTGTCGAACAGGAAGCCGAATATTGTGTTCATTCTGACGGATGATCAAGGAGCATGGGCGATGGGCTGTGCGGGTAATCGGGATATACATACGCCTCATCTGGACCGGTTGGCAGACAGAGGCATCCGGTTCACCAACTTCTTCTGCGCATCCCCGGTCTGTTCGCCGGCACGCGCATCTATATGGACAGGGAATATGCCATCCCGGCATGGGGTTCATGATTGGATACGGTCTGGCAATATCGATCGGGAGCTTCTGCCTGATTCGATGCGCGACCTCAAGGCATATGCCGAGGAGGACAGAGCCATTGACTATTTGGCAGGACAGCTTACCTTCCCTGAGGTGCTGGCGGACAACGGGTATGTATGCGGTCTGAGCGGCAAGTGGCACTTGGGTGATAACTTCCGACCGAGCAAAGGATTCTCCCATTGGTCTGCTCTCGGGCGCGGCGGGTGCGGCTATTATGAGGCGGACTTTGTGAGGAATGGGGATATCGTAACGGAGGATCGGTATGTTACGAACGTCATTACAGAGGATGCGCTGCAATTTGTACATGAACGAGCATCGGACGGGAGGCCGTTCTACTTAAGTGTTCACTATACGGCACCGCATACGCCGTGGGAACGTAATCAGCATCCTGCACCGTATTTTCGTATGTATGAGGATTGTAAGTTCGAGCATTTTCCCGATGAGCCGATTCATCCTGATCAAATCAATTCGTGCAGCTTCGGAACCGGAGAGGCAAGGCGCGAGCTGCTCAAGGGTTACTGTGCCGCCATTACCGCAATGGACGAGGATGTTGGTCGACTTATGGATGCACTGGAGAAGCAGGGACTTCGAGACCATACGCTCGTCATTTTTACAAGCGATAATGGGATGAATACGGGGCATCACGGAATCTGGGGCAAGGGTAACGGAACATTCCCCCAGAATATGTACGATACGTCGGTGAAGGTTCCCTTCCTTGTGAGTCGCCCCGGCACCGTGCCGGAGGGTATCGTAAGTGACGAGCTATTGAGCCATTATGATGTGATGCCGACATTGCTTGATTATGTGGGGATTGGTCACAGGATGGAAGCTTCCGCTCCGGGGACCAGCTTTGCACCGCTGCTGCGGGGAGAGAGACTGGCAGGTAGTGAGCAAGTGGTCGTGTGCGACGAATACGGACCCGTTCGAATGATTCGTAATCGCGAATGGAAGTATGTCCACCGGTATCCGTACGGTCCGCATGAGCTGTACCATCTAGCGCTTGACCCCGGCGAGACACATAATCTGATCGATGCTCCTGAGCTGCAAGAGAAGGTGGCAGAGATGCGGAGATCATTATCCGAATGGTTTCTTCGTCACACCGATCCGCAGAAGGATGGTACGAAGGAGCCTGTTACCGGTAAGGGGCAGGGCGGATTGGTCGGAGCTGGGCAGAATGTATTCTATAACGATTGGAAGAAGCAGAGCTAG
- a CDS encoding glycoside hydrolase family protein, with product MDHYEPSSFCNRLQSVGRILELEGWHVWCCSPIETPDGKIHVFFSRWPLATEHDGWLTHSEIAHAVAEHPEGPYEVTGTVLKGRGGRHWDAATIHNPTVHQVGGRYAMLYIGNRDGTAATQRIGLAMADTIEGPWERVGDEPILDVSPVRTDWDSYLTTNPALLLHPNGQFWLYYKAWDTYNDHMRKMGLAIADHIEGPYTRVAYNPIVDFSSCGSQVEDAYVFIEDGQYHMVMRDMGVISDRTGLYLRSEDGIHWSSPMLGYHASNRYFAGPIERFERPQVLVRDGKPAYLFLALMGGRYGTSSGAILKIVEEER from the coding sequence ATGGACCATTATGAACCATCATCCTTCTGCAACCGGCTACAGTCCGTTGGGCGAATACTGGAGCTCGAAGGGTGGCACGTATGGTGCTGCTCCCCGATCGAGACTCCGGATGGGAAGATACATGTGTTCTTCTCCCGGTGGCCACTTGCGACGGAGCATGATGGATGGCTGACCCATAGTGAGATCGCCCACGCGGTTGCGGAGCATCCCGAAGGCCCGTATGAAGTGACCGGTACAGTGCTGAAGGGCAGGGGAGGTCGGCATTGGGATGCGGCTACGATTCATAATCCAACGGTGCATCAGGTTGGGGGCCGCTATGCGATGCTATATATAGGCAATCGTGACGGAACCGCTGCCACTCAGCGCATTGGACTGGCTATGGCCGATACGATAGAGGGGCCCTGGGAGAGGGTCGGGGATGAACCGATTCTCGATGTGAGTCCGGTGCGAACGGATTGGGACAGCTATTTGACGACGAATCCAGCGCTGCTGCTTCATCCGAACGGGCAATTCTGGTTGTATTACAAGGCGTGGGACACGTACAATGACCATATGCGAAAAATGGGGCTCGCGATCGCGGACCACATTGAAGGTCCGTATACGAGGGTGGCGTACAATCCGATCGTCGATTTCTCCTCATGTGGGTCTCAGGTTGAGGATGCTTATGTATTTATCGAGGACGGGCAGTATCATATGGTGATGCGCGATATGGGAGTGATCTCAGATCGAACTGGATTGTACTTGCGGTCGGAGGACGGCATTCACTGGTCCAGCCCCATGCTAGGGTATCATGCGAGCAATCGTTACTTCGCTGGACCGATCGAGCGATTCGAACGTCCTCAAGTGCTGGTACGGGACGGGAAGCCGGCTTATCTCTTTCTTGCGCTGATGGGAGGGAGGTATGGGACATCTAGTGGGGCCATATTGAAGATTGTGGAGGAGGAGAGATAG